One Actinospica robiniae DSM 44927 genomic region harbors:
- a CDS encoding VWA domain-containing protein: protein MSVGSHVHRAPDPALTAMRGHLASAMARTVAAKAGPGTAPTRPVRKTNKKRAAEWLRVGAALSYQVGAIAARADLMVEVRPRGTRAGAKAVFYPDQAKIEIEAKAFGRIDPASIDPDILGDRERYAAAWGALTHEAAHARHSKWEAPREKRGSAAAEAAEMLEESRAEARLLQSRPGDTRWLGACVAELVLPSFPTTLPDTPWAAGMAAGLITARADAGIVPKGIAVPVEYEVRRVIGHDKLNRLKMIWTAAHTVADEDAATMLHLGTLWCETLDVEAEQPAPDEQNAGAQQGPGAPAAGGGRIGAAVRRAARKVAKQAAVPTPSPRAQARSRAQQASRAGQRVFGTPAPDPNDRSAHTPITGVRRPSAKEKAATARLGRALRQAGTRERQEIRSTSIAPPGRLGMRAALAREAQRAAGAMPSAEPWVHVARKALPNPPVRVGILADVSGSMQAFAKPVASAAWIMANATYQAGVDNASATIAFATQVTVITRPGKPPAQVTEFNAHPGCHRITESIDALTGALGLSAPGTARLLVVASDAEFEPAETQGARERIKHLIASGCAVLWLDPTGTAKVPPGVTCLHLADPAEAPEAIAKAATRALAAAAAR, encoded by the coding sequence ATGAGTGTCGGATCCCACGTGCACCGCGCCCCGGACCCCGCCCTGACGGCGATGCGAGGACACCTGGCCTCCGCGATGGCTCGAACGGTCGCCGCGAAAGCGGGACCGGGCACAGCCCCGACGAGGCCGGTCAGGAAGACGAACAAGAAGCGTGCGGCCGAGTGGCTGCGAGTCGGTGCGGCGCTGTCCTACCAGGTCGGGGCGATCGCCGCCCGCGCGGACCTGATGGTCGAGGTGCGCCCGCGCGGCACCCGCGCCGGGGCGAAGGCCGTGTTCTACCCGGACCAGGCGAAGATCGAGATCGAGGCGAAGGCGTTCGGCCGGATCGACCCGGCGAGTATCGACCCTGACATCCTCGGCGACCGTGAACGCTACGCGGCGGCGTGGGGCGCGCTGACCCACGAGGCCGCCCACGCCCGCCACTCCAAATGGGAGGCCCCGCGCGAGAAGCGCGGCAGCGCCGCAGCAGAGGCCGCCGAGATGCTCGAGGAATCGCGCGCCGAGGCCCGCCTGCTCCAATCGCGCCCGGGAGATACCCGATGGCTCGGGGCGTGCGTGGCGGAGCTGGTACTGCCCAGCTTCCCCACGACACTGCCGGACACCCCCTGGGCGGCGGGCATGGCAGCAGGGCTGATCACCGCCCGCGCCGACGCCGGGATCGTGCCGAAGGGGATCGCCGTACCGGTCGAGTACGAGGTACGCCGCGTGATCGGACACGACAAGCTCAACCGCCTCAAGATGATCTGGACCGCCGCCCACACCGTGGCTGACGAGGACGCCGCCACGATGCTGCACCTGGGCACGCTGTGGTGCGAGACGCTGGACGTCGAGGCCGAGCAGCCCGCCCCCGACGAGCAGAACGCGGGCGCGCAGCAGGGCCCCGGCGCACCCGCAGCAGGCGGCGGGCGAATCGGCGCGGCGGTGCGCCGCGCAGCCCGGAAGGTCGCGAAGCAGGCGGCCGTACCGACCCCGAGCCCCCGCGCGCAGGCGCGCAGCCGAGCGCAGCAGGCCAGCAGAGCCGGGCAGCGGGTGTTCGGCACCCCCGCCCCGGACCCGAACGACCGCTCCGCCCACACCCCGATCACCGGTGTGCGCAGGCCGAGCGCCAAGGAAAAGGCGGCCACCGCCCGCCTCGGGCGCGCCCTGCGCCAAGCCGGAACCCGCGAACGCCAGGAGATCCGCAGCACCTCGATCGCCCCGCCCGGACGCCTCGGGATGCGCGCGGCCCTGGCCCGCGAGGCCCAGCGAGCCGCCGGAGCGATGCCCAGCGCCGAGCCATGGGTGCACGTAGCTCGCAAAGCCCTGCCGAACCCGCCGGTACGCGTCGGGATCCTCGCGGATGTCTCCGGATCGATGCAGGCGTTCGCAAAGCCGGTCGCCTCCGCCGCCTGGATCATGGCGAACGCGACCTACCAGGCCGGCGTCGACAACGCCTCCGCCACGATCGCCTTCGCCACCCAGGTCACCGTGATCACCCGCCCGGGCAAGCCACCGGCGCAGGTCACCGAGTTCAACGCGCACCCCGGGTGCCACCGGATCACCGAGTCGATCGACGCGCTCACCGGAGCCCTGGGCCTTTCCGCCCCCGGTACCGCCCGCCTCCTCGTGGTCGCCTCCGACGCCGAATTCGAACCGGCCGAGACCCAGGGCGCTCGCGAACGCATCAAGCATCTGATCGCCTCCGGCTGCGCGGTGCTGTGGCTGGATCCCACCGGCACGGCGAAGGTCCCCCCGGGCGTGACCTGCCTGCACCTGGCCGACCCGGCCGAGGCGCCCGAAGCGATCGCCAAAGCAGCCACCCGCGCCCTCGCCGCCGCAGCAGCCCGCTGA
- a CDS encoding AAA family ATPase, with product MTLLDDAPPAPFTPETASLPPEVARALAILRAHGLAEMPSAEATDDAPDYETDEESDAQEASAEHDAAEHVEPDDDHEEAEPEPEPEDEGEEEEPDPNPQPALAPTTPAPATPPSTAPASPAAPAVQGTGAPTGQAGAGARSRPGELQDKVAHYLADEEGTEFTVTEVANRLGHSGGAVGNALETLAADGKIAKTNGSPRTYKARQPNPYRPAPPAPRPATPPRSTAAQPASAQAPANTTPANPAPATPAAPARAEKPGTAIRRRNGQLYYPRTLGKHLTDVQALHKLREAGIPVLLEGPPGTGKTSLVEAAFPDLILVAGDGDTQVADLVGSYTMRADGGYEFVYGPLITAMTEGRPLFLDDATLISPKVLAAMYPAMDGRREIVVKEHRGETVTATDGFYVIAGHNPGVHGAILTEALASRFATRIQVGTDWELAVSLGVDERAVQIARNLATRQAAGDLAWSPQLRELLAFKAIHEVLGEDAAFGNLVALAPGEDRDEVAAVVRTILGKAASPLALGKQAKK from the coding sequence ATGACCCTCCTCGACGACGCCCCGCCCGCACCCTTCACCCCCGAGACCGCTTCACTTCCCCCGGAAGTCGCCCGTGCCCTCGCCATACTCCGAGCCCACGGCCTCGCGGAAATGCCCAGCGCCGAGGCAACCGACGACGCCCCCGACTACGAAACCGACGAGGAATCAGACGCGCAGGAGGCATCCGCCGAGCACGACGCAGCAGAGCACGTCGAACCCGACGACGATCACGAAGAGGCCGAACCCGAGCCCGAACCCGAGGACGAAGGCGAAGAGGAGGAGCCTGACCCGAATCCGCAGCCCGCACTCGCCCCGACGACGCCTGCACCCGCCACACCACCGAGTACCGCACCCGCCTCGCCCGCCGCCCCCGCGGTACAAGGCACCGGTGCGCCCACGGGCCAGGCCGGCGCGGGGGCCCGCAGCAGGCCCGGCGAGTTGCAGGACAAGGTCGCCCACTACCTCGCCGACGAGGAGGGGACCGAGTTCACGGTCACAGAGGTCGCTAACCGGCTCGGGCACTCCGGCGGCGCGGTCGGCAACGCCCTGGAAACCCTGGCCGCCGACGGAAAGATAGCCAAGACCAACGGCAGTCCGCGCACCTACAAGGCCCGACAGCCGAACCCGTACCGTCCCGCGCCCCCTGCGCCCCGCCCGGCGACGCCGCCCCGCAGCACTGCCGCGCAACCGGCATCGGCTCAGGCTCCGGCGAACACGACCCCCGCGAACCCGGCTCCTGCGACACCTGCCGCACCGGCGCGGGCGGAGAAGCCGGGGACTGCGATTCGCCGCCGCAACGGCCAACTCTACTACCCGCGCACACTCGGCAAGCACCTCACCGATGTGCAGGCGCTGCACAAGCTGCGCGAAGCCGGGATCCCGGTACTGCTCGAAGGCCCGCCCGGCACGGGTAAGACGAGTCTGGTGGAAGCAGCGTTCCCGGACCTGATTCTGGTCGCCGGAGATGGCGACACCCAGGTCGCTGACTTGGTCGGCTCGTACACGATGCGCGCCGACGGCGGATACGAGTTCGTCTACGGTCCGCTGATCACCGCGATGACCGAGGGGCGCCCGCTATTCCTCGACGACGCCACCCTGATCTCCCCGAAGGTCCTAGCCGCGATGTACCCGGCGATGGACGGGCGGCGCGAGATCGTGGTCAAGGAGCACCGGGGGGAGACCGTCACCGCGACCGATGGCTTCTACGTGATTGCTGGTCACAACCCTGGGGTGCACGGCGCGATCCTGACCGAGGCCCTCGCCTCCCGGTTCGCCACACGCATCCAGGTCGGCACCGATTGGGAGCTCGCGGTCAGCCTCGGAGTCGATGAGCGCGCGGTCCAGATCGCCCGCAACCTCGCCACCCGCCAAGCCGCAGGCGACCTCGCCTGGTCGCCCCAACTGCGCGAACTGCTCGCGTTCAAGGCCATCCACGAAGTTCTCGGTGAGGACGCCGCGTTCGGCAACCTGGTCGCCCTCGCCCCGGGCGAAGACCGAGACGAAGTCGCCGCCGTGGTGCGCACCATCCTCGGCAAGGCCGCAAGCCCCCTTGCCCTCGGCAAGCAGGCCAAGAAGTAG
- a CDS encoding IS4 family transposase, with amino-acid sequence MIGGALRSGVSHSAVEGLSGRLTDHVSVGLLAAAVPRVVIDDAVAEFGRGAKRADAKLPAHVMVYFAMAMALFADEDYQEVLTRLTEVLKDWGRWDAGWECPGSGGITQARKRLGSDVVREVFEQVAQPVAGMLTRGAWLAGRRMVSIDGFEWDVPDSAANAGYFGYAGSGGNRSAFPKMRVVTLVECGSRAPIGADAGPCGGKGSGEQSAARRLYRFLDQDMLLLADRNFYSFADWCQASQTGAELLWRLGDTIALPLVAKLGDGSYTSVVFASRTSAKVREQVLAAARAGADLEEFEDRARLVRVVEYEVADRGTAGERELFCLLTTLLDARSAPAALLAAGYHERWEHEQANAQAKTVLRGPGKVMRSQSPDMVIQELYGYLLTHYAINSLICRAATEADIDPDRVKFTNAVRIIRRRIDDPAAFSP; translated from the coding sequence GTGATTGGTGGGGCGTTACGGTCGGGGGTGTCGCATAGTGCTGTGGAGGGCCTGTCGGGCCGTTTGACGGATCATGTGTCGGTCGGGTTGTTGGCGGCGGCGGTGCCGCGTGTGGTGATCGATGACGCGGTGGCGGAGTTCGGCAGGGGTGCGAAGCGGGCGGATGCGAAGCTTCCGGCGCATGTCATGGTGTATTTCGCGATGGCGATGGCGTTGTTCGCGGACGAGGACTATCAGGAGGTCCTGACCCGGTTGACCGAGGTCCTGAAGGATTGGGGGCGTTGGGACGCCGGGTGGGAGTGTCCCGGGTCGGGCGGGATCACCCAGGCGCGCAAGCGTCTGGGTTCTGACGTGGTCCGGGAGGTGTTCGAGCAGGTTGCGCAGCCGGTGGCGGGGATGCTGACGCGGGGGGCGTGGCTGGCGGGCAGGCGGATGGTCTCGATCGACGGGTTCGAGTGGGATGTGCCGGACAGTGCGGCGAACGCGGGGTACTTCGGGTACGCCGGTTCGGGCGGCAACCGGTCGGCGTTCCCGAAGATGCGGGTGGTGACGTTGGTCGAGTGCGGCTCGCGGGCTCCGATCGGCGCGGACGCGGGGCCGTGCGGCGGCAAGGGCAGCGGGGAGCAGTCCGCGGCGCGTCGGCTCTACCGGTTCCTCGACCAGGACATGCTGTTGTTGGCCGATCGCAACTTCTACTCGTTCGCCGACTGGTGTCAGGCGTCGCAGACGGGTGCTGAGCTGCTGTGGCGCCTGGGTGACACGATTGCGCTGCCGCTGGTCGCCAAGCTCGGGGACGGCTCGTACACCTCGGTGGTGTTCGCGTCGCGTACCTCGGCGAAGGTCCGTGAGCAGGTCCTGGCGGCGGCTCGGGCGGGGGCGGATCTGGAGGAGTTCGAGGATCGCGCGCGGCTGGTTCGGGTGGTGGAGTACGAGGTGGCGGACCGGGGCACCGCTGGGGAGCGGGAGCTGTTTTGCCTGCTGACGACGCTGCTGGATGCGCGCAGTGCCCCGGCCGCGCTGCTGGCGGCGGGATATCACGAGCGGTGGGAGCACGAGCAGGCGAACGCGCAGGCCAAGACGGTTCTACGGGGACCGGGGAAGGTCATGCGGTCCCAGAGCCCTGACATGGTGATCCAGGAGCTCTACGGCTACCTGCTCACCCACTATGCGATCAACTCCCTGATCTGTCGGGCCGCGACCGAGGCGGACATCGACCCGGACCGGGTGAAGTTCACCAACGCGGTCCGCATCATCCGCCGCCGGATCGATGATCCGGCGGCCTTTTCCCCCTGA
- a CDS encoding ISAs1 family transposase: MSSSLIEVVSGQLAAAGVEAVELDDGQVMALIEVLGLIPDRRRARGRRYRLGFLLAAALTAVLAGAKSMVEVVRRTRSADDEFLYRLGATGRNLRPADTTFGRALKVLDGDEVDMLCGSWLAGMLRSTERDALRPRNAGAQADGARLPVAAADGKSVRGAARPDGTRPHLVSLYRPEAGCVIGQVQVADKSNEIPALPDLLGRVDLTGLLVTADALHAQRATAEAVVAAGGHYLLFLKDNQPSILRQAQDLLAPGSHAEHERAGTSAETFDIGHGRRERRITRTAPCDGIDFPHAAQVIRITRRRAVGKAPGAGTKEVAYAITSLTSEQAGPVKLGQAAREHWGIEAMHHIRDVTWREDASRIRTGSTPRVMAGLRNLALALLKLLGWTNIAAATDHMRDHRNDTLALLGLSH; this comes from the coding sequence GTGTCATCTTCCCTCATCGAGGTCGTGTCCGGCCAGTTGGCCGCAGCCGGGGTGGAGGCGGTGGAGCTTGATGACGGACAGGTGATGGCCTTGATCGAGGTGCTCGGGCTGATCCCGGACCGGCGCCGGGCCCGGGGGCGGCGCTACCGGCTCGGCTTCCTGCTGGCCGCTGCGTTGACGGCGGTGCTGGCCGGGGCGAAGTCCATGGTCGAGGTGGTTCGGCGTACCCGCAGCGCCGACGACGAGTTCCTGTATCGGCTCGGCGCCACCGGCCGGAATCTGCGCCCTGCCGACACCACCTTCGGTCGGGCGCTGAAGGTGCTCGACGGGGACGAGGTGGACATGCTGTGCGGGTCGTGGCTGGCCGGGATGCTGCGAAGCACCGAGCGTGATGCCCTTCGCCCGAGGAACGCCGGCGCCCAGGCCGACGGGGCACGGCTGCCGGTGGCCGCCGCGGACGGCAAGAGCGTGCGCGGCGCGGCAAGGCCCGACGGCACCCGCCCGCACCTGGTCTCGCTCTACCGGCCCGAGGCCGGCTGCGTGATCGGGCAAGTCCAGGTCGCCGACAAGAGCAACGAGATCCCGGCGCTGCCGGACCTGCTCGGCCGGGTCGATCTCACGGGCCTGCTGGTTACCGCGGACGCCTTGCACGCCCAACGCGCCACCGCCGAGGCCGTCGTCGCAGCAGGCGGGCATTACCTGCTGTTCCTGAAGGATAATCAACCCTCGATCCTGCGTCAGGCCCAGGACCTGCTCGCTCCCGGTTCCCACGCCGAGCACGAGCGGGCCGGCACGAGCGCCGAGACGTTCGATATCGGCCACGGGCGGCGGGAGAGGCGCATCACCCGCACCGCGCCGTGCGACGGCATCGACTTCCCGCACGCCGCACAGGTCATCCGGATCACCCGCCGTCGCGCCGTAGGCAAGGCGCCCGGGGCCGGGACCAAGGAGGTCGCCTACGCGATAACCAGCCTCACCTCCGAGCAGGCCGGGCCGGTCAAGCTCGGCCAGGCCGCCCGCGAGCACTGGGGCATCGAGGCAATGCACCACATCAGAGACGTGACCTGGCGCGAGGACGCCAGCCGGATCCGCACCGGCAGCACCCCGCGCGTCATGGCCGGCCTCCGCAACCTCGCACTCGCGCTACTCAAGCTCCTGGGTTGGACCAACATCGCAGCCGCCACCGACCACATGCGCGACCACCGCAACGACACCCTCGCACTCCTCGGTCTCAGCCACTGA
- a CDS encoding IS110 family transposase: protein MEVLHARCAALDIGKKELKACVRLPPVSGRKARRQEIRTFATTTGALLELRDWLVGQEVSLVVMEATSDYWRSPFYLLEDALNVMLVNAAHAKGLPGRKTDVADAAWLCQLGEHGLLKPSFVPPEPIRELRDLTRYRSTLAAERTREVSRLEKELEDAGIKLSAVATDILGVSGRLMLQALIDGESDVHVLAEMAKARMRAKIPDLVAALEGNFREHHAFLCRIHLGRIDQITASILELSARIEEAMRPFARQLELLETIPGIGRSGAEVIIAETGADMTRFRTAGHLASWAGTVPGHHESAGKRRPAATRHGNRWLAAALGIAALSASRTKDTWLGARYRRLIGRIGKKKALVALQHSILTAVWHMLNSDVPYADLGADFFDQINPERAKHRAIAQLRRLGYHVELTSAA from the coding sequence GTGGAAGTACTGCATGCGCGGTGCGCCGCGCTTGATATCGGCAAGAAGGAACTCAAGGCCTGTGTGCGTCTGCCGCCGGTTTCCGGCCGCAAGGCCAGACGCCAGGAGATCCGGACATTCGCCACCACGACCGGCGCGCTGCTGGAACTGCGCGACTGGCTCGTCGGGCAGGAGGTCTCGCTGGTGGTGATGGAGGCAACCTCCGATTACTGGCGCAGTCCGTTCTACCTGCTGGAAGACGCGTTGAACGTGATGCTGGTCAACGCCGCGCACGCCAAAGGCCTGCCCGGGCGCAAGACCGACGTCGCCGACGCCGCATGGCTGTGCCAGCTCGGCGAGCACGGCCTGCTCAAGCCCAGCTTCGTGCCGCCGGAACCGATTCGCGAACTGCGCGATCTCACCCGGTACCGCTCCACCCTGGCCGCCGAGCGTACCCGCGAGGTCTCACGGCTGGAGAAGGAGCTGGAGGACGCCGGGATCAAGCTCTCGGCGGTGGCCACCGACATCCTCGGTGTCTCCGGACGCCTCATGCTCCAAGCACTGATCGACGGCGAGTCCGACGTGCACGTGCTCGCCGAGATGGCCAAGGCCCGGATGCGCGCGAAGATCCCGGACCTCGTCGCGGCGCTGGAGGGCAACTTCCGAGAGCACCACGCCTTCCTGTGCCGCATCCACCTCGGCCGCATCGACCAGATCACCGCCTCGATCCTGGAGCTGTCCGCACGGATCGAGGAGGCGATGCGCCCTTTTGCCCGTCAGCTTGAGCTGCTCGAGACGATCCCCGGCATCGGCCGCTCGGGCGCGGAGGTCATCATCGCCGAGACCGGCGCCGACATGACCCGGTTCCGCACCGCAGGGCACCTGGCCTCGTGGGCCGGGACCGTTCCGGGCCACCACGAGTCCGCCGGCAAGCGAAGACCGGCCGCAACCCGACACGGCAACCGCTGGCTCGCCGCCGCGCTGGGCATCGCCGCGCTCTCGGCCTCGCGCACCAAAGACACCTGGCTCGGCGCCCGCTACCGCCGCCTGATCGGACGGATCGGGAAGAAGAAGGCCCTGGTCGCGCTGCAGCACTCCATCCTGACCGCCGTCTGGCACATGCTCAACAGCGACGTGCCCTACGCCGACCTCGGCGCCGACTTCTTCGACCAGATCAATCCCGAACGGGCCAAACACCGCGCCATCGCCCAACTGCGCCGCCTCGGCTACCACGTAGAACTCACCTCGGCCGCCTGA
- a CDS encoding LysR substrate-binding domain-containing protein: protein MDHRVELRHLRYFLAVAEELHFGRAAERLHIAQPALSQQIRALETIIGVDLFRRTSRSVRLTEAGAAFHPRARDLLDRLAADLDEAGRIGRGEAGRLDVAFITSATTLAGELVRAFSRRLPAVRVRLRDGFTAEVLTALEQGTADVGIIRDPQERAGITLHPLAVERFVALVPQDHPAANAPRVTPAALAADPLILYPREAGTHAFAVNTQPLRDAGIDVQPAQECSDWQTVIAMVAAGLGITIAPDSVTALLPAGVRKLELDAAPYESRIFMATRRGDERPLVQAFIAGRIQDGPGSDRTSEHEAEANPAIVAQRTHRSATG, encoded by the coding sequence ATGGATCACCGGGTGGAGCTTCGCCATCTACGCTACTTCCTGGCCGTGGCCGAGGAACTGCACTTCGGCCGCGCCGCTGAGCGCCTGCACATCGCCCAGCCCGCGCTGTCGCAGCAGATCAGAGCACTGGAGACGATCATCGGCGTCGACCTGTTCCGACGTACCTCGCGCAGCGTCCGGCTGACCGAGGCCGGAGCGGCCTTCCATCCCCGGGCCCGGGACCTGCTCGACCGGCTCGCCGCGGACCTCGATGAGGCCGGCCGGATCGGGCGTGGAGAGGCCGGCCGCCTCGACGTCGCCTTCATCACCTCCGCGACCACCCTGGCGGGCGAACTGGTGCGCGCGTTCTCCCGCCGCCTGCCCGCGGTCCGGGTAAGACTGCGCGACGGCTTCACCGCCGAGGTGCTCACCGCTCTGGAACAGGGCACGGCCGACGTCGGGATCATCCGCGACCCGCAGGAGCGCGCCGGGATCACCCTGCACCCGCTGGCCGTCGAGCGGTTCGTCGCCCTTGTGCCGCAAGACCATCCGGCCGCGAACGCTCCGCGGGTGACCCCCGCGGCGCTCGCGGCGGACCCGCTGATCCTCTACCCCCGTGAGGCCGGGACGCATGCGTTCGCCGTGAACACGCAGCCGCTGCGAGACGCGGGCATCGACGTCCAGCCCGCCCAAGAGTGTTCCGACTGGCAGACCGTCATCGCCATGGTCGCCGCCGGCCTCGGCATCACCATCGCCCCCGACAGTGTCACGGCGCTGCTGCCCGCGGGCGTCCGGAAGCTCGAACTCGACGCGGCTCCCTACGAAAGCCGGATCTTCATGGCCACACGACGAGGGGACGAGCGCCCTCTCGTGCAGGCCTTCATCGCCGGCCGCATCCAGGACGGGCCCGGCTCAGACCGAACCTCCGAACACGAAGCTGAGGCAAACCCCGCCATCGTCGCACAGCGCACCCATCGAAGCGCGACAGGATGA
- a CDS encoding GNAT family N-acetyltransferase, whose protein sequence is MSHTTAPAVISSIASPADADAFRELNEEWISRLFTLVQEDRAVLADPFGRILARGGDVLVARETAEGPVLGCIALLAHPGAVFEVAKMAVAPGAQGRGLGRRLLTAAIERSRTLGATRMFLGTNSKLGPAVHLYEQAGFVRITRDRLPVADYYARADILMELGL, encoded by the coding sequence ATGTCGCACACGACTGCCCCTGCCGTGATCTCCTCGATCGCCTCCCCAGCGGATGCGGACGCGTTCCGCGAGCTCAATGAAGAGTGGATCTCGCGCCTGTTCACCCTGGTGCAGGAGGACCGGGCCGTGCTCGCGGACCCCTTCGGCCGCATCCTCGCCCGGGGTGGCGACGTGCTGGTCGCCCGCGAGACGGCCGAGGGCCCCGTGCTCGGATGCATCGCGCTGCTTGCCCATCCGGGCGCGGTATTCGAGGTGGCGAAGATGGCGGTGGCGCCTGGCGCGCAGGGGCGCGGCCTCGGCCGCCGCCTGCTCACGGCAGCCATCGAACGTTCGCGCACGCTCGGAGCAACGCGCATGTTCCTCGGCACCAACAGCAAGCTCGGCCCGGCCGTCCACCTCTACGAGCAGGCCGGATTCGTCAGGATCACCCGCGACCGCCTCCCCGTGGCCGACTACTACGCCCGCGCCGACATCCTCATGGAACTCGGCCTCTAG
- a CDS encoding C40 family peptidase yields MGKLAAAAIAALVLVIVLIAAAGAGVASFLGLGDAGGNSTLCGTGSAAAGTDLGDGEKLTATQIANAHTIYQVGVQMGIPVYGEQIAIATAIQESRLQNLDYGDRDSLGLFQQRPSQGWGTPAELTDPVYASTKFYQALDDVANWQNLALAVAAQDVQRSAYPDAYAQWQNVAGQLVATFAGTTGPCPSTNAATAIPPGYSIPPGTPPQVVTAIDYALAQLGKPYIYGGTGPTGYDCSGLVMEAYLAAGIQLPRTSEQQALVGTSVDTDALKPGDLLFAAGSDGTPQAPGHVGMYLGDGYVIEAPHTGTTVSIDSWDSAWKPQTVAIRRLID; encoded by the coding sequence GTGGGGAAACTAGCCGCGGCCGCGATCGCCGCGCTCGTCCTCGTCATCGTCCTGATCGCGGCCGCCGGCGCCGGCGTCGCCTCCTTCCTCGGTCTCGGCGATGCCGGAGGCAACAGCACCCTGTGCGGCACCGGCAGCGCCGCAGCCGGCACCGACCTCGGCGACGGCGAGAAACTCACCGCCACCCAAATCGCCAATGCACATACCATCTACCAGGTCGGGGTCCAGATGGGCATCCCCGTCTACGGCGAGCAGATCGCGATCGCCACCGCCATCCAGGAATCACGCCTGCAGAACCTCGACTACGGCGACCGCGACAGCCTGGGCCTGTTCCAGCAGCGCCCCAGCCAGGGCTGGGGAACCCCGGCCGAACTGACCGACCCTGTGTACGCGAGCACGAAGTTCTACCAGGCGCTTGATGACGTCGCGAACTGGCAGAACCTCGCCCTCGCGGTCGCGGCCCAGGACGTACAGCGATCCGCCTACCCCGACGCCTACGCGCAATGGCAGAACGTCGCCGGCCAACTGGTAGCCACCTTCGCCGGAACCACCGGCCCCTGCCCGAGCACCAACGCCGCCACCGCCATCCCGCCCGGCTACAGCATCCCGCCCGGCACACCGCCCCAGGTCGTAACAGCCATCGACTACGCCCTCGCCCAGCTCGGCAAGCCCTACATCTACGGCGGCACCGGACCGACGGGATACGACTGCTCCGGCCTGGTCATGGAGGCCTACCTCGCCGCCGGCATCCAACTTCCCCGCACATCCGAACAGCAGGCACTCGTCGGTACCTCCGTCGACACGGATGCTCTCAAACCCGGCGACCTGCTCTTCGCCGCCGGATCCGACGGCACCCCGCAAGCCCCCGGACACGTCGGAATGTACCTCGGAGACGGCTACGTCATCGAGGCTCCTCACACGGGCACGACCGTTTCCATCGACTCATGGGATTCAGCCTGGAAACCACAAACCGTCGCTATACGCAGGCTAATCGACTAG
- a CDS encoding replication-relaxation family protein, giving the protein MPEPAPFATPAFPQRYLPTPVTADPPAPVRRHHLAILAAHLTARDQWLLEMLHEHKVLTSHQILALAYTGARTMRARLRHLTLDLRVLDRFRPRLAIGTAPEHYVLGPAGAAWLAAGRGVSIKEFGYHRSRAHQIAVSSQLGHAVGTNELFVRLAAAARTDPTGTHLAAWWSERRCLRLWGDLARPDGYGHLTDTVGAADPAAGRHVRFFLEYDTGTEALTRLAGKLTGYAHLAQATSRPQLVLFRLHSTARETHLHDVLEKLRASVPVATTTPSALAAYGPTGPAYRPVSTRRGRGERVRLIELDTLTPPAPRRTGEPANARPAWWNEPPAPLPPTGPDAAPEGTWGN; this is encoded by the coding sequence GTGCCTGAACCTGCACCGTTCGCCACACCCGCCTTCCCCCAGCGCTACCTGCCCACCCCGGTCACCGCCGACCCGCCGGCCCCGGTGCGCCGCCACCACCTGGCGATCCTCGCCGCGCACCTGACCGCCCGCGACCAGTGGCTGCTCGAAATGCTCCACGAACACAAAGTCTTGACCTCCCACCAGATCCTGGCGCTGGCCTACACCGGAGCCCGCACCATGCGCGCACGCCTTCGCCACCTGACCCTCGATCTGCGCGTGCTCGACCGCTTCCGCCCCCGCCTGGCGATCGGCACCGCCCCGGAACACTACGTCCTCGGTCCCGCCGGCGCCGCATGGCTGGCCGCGGGCCGAGGCGTGAGCATCAAGGAGTTCGGCTACCACCGCTCCCGCGCCCACCAGATCGCCGTCAGCTCCCAACTCGGCCACGCCGTCGGCACCAACGAACTGTTCGTGCGCCTCGCAGCCGCCGCCCGAACCGACCCCACCGGCACCCACCTGGCCGCATGGTGGTCCGAACGCCGCTGCCTACGACTGTGGGGCGACCTGGCCCGCCCCGACGGCTACGGCCACCTCACCGATACGGTCGGCGCCGCCGATCCCGCGGCGGGCCGGCACGTGCGGTTCTTCCTCGAATACGACACCGGCACTGAGGCCCTGACCCGCCTGGCCGGCAAACTCACCGGTTACGCCCACCTCGCTCAGGCCACCTCCCGCCCCCAACTCGTGCTCTTCCGTCTGCACTCCACCGCCCGCGAGACACACCTGCACGATGTGCTCGAAAAGCTGCGCGCGAGCGTTCCGGTGGCCACGACCACGCCCAGCGCCCTCGCAGCCTACGGCCCGACCGGGCCCGCCTACCGGCCGGTATCGACACGCCGGGGCCGCGGCGAGCGCGTCCGTCTGATCGAGCTCGACACCCTCACCCCGCCTGCCCCGCGCCGCACCGGCGAGCCCGCGAACGCGCGCCCGGCCTGGTGGAACGAACCGCCCGCCCCGTTGCCCCCGACCGGCCCCGACGCCGCACCGGAGGGCACGTGGGGAAACTAG